TGCGGCTGCACCTGGAGCGGCCCCTGGTCCTCGACGCCTTCGAGCCGCTGGTCCTGCGGGACAGCGGCCGCGACGAGACCGTCGGCGGGGGCCTGGTCCTCGACCCGTTCCCGCCCGCGGCCGTCCGCGGCACCGCGGCCCGGCTCCGCCGCACCGAGGAGCTGGAGGCCCGCGAGGCCGCCGGCCGCTCCGGCCTGCCGGGGCGGGTCCTGGCCGAACGCGGCGTGGTCCCCCTGGCCGAGCTCCCCCGCCTCGCCGCCGTCGCCCCGGACCGCCTCCCGGCCGCCCTCGCCGCCGCCGGCCCCGGCGTCGTCACCTCCCGGACCCTGGCCTGGACCCGGGCCGCCTGGGATGCGGCGGCGGCGGGCGCCGTCGAGGCGGTCGAGCGGCGGCACCGGGACGACCCGTCCGCGGCCGGCCTGCCGGCCCAGGCGGCCCGGGCGGCCGCCCTCGCCCCTGGCTGGCCGGCCGCGGCCGGCGCCGAGGTGGTGGAGGCGCTGGTCGCCGACGGGCGGCTGGTGGCCGACGGCCCGGCCCTGCGCCTGCCCGGGCACGGATCGCGCCTCGGCCCGGCTCAGCGGGCGCTGCGGGCCAGGGTCGAGGCCGCCCTGGACGAGGCCGGGGTCGGGCTGCTCGGTGACGCCGCCCTGGCCGAGCTCGGCGCCGACCGCAAGGCGGCCGCCCTGCTGGTCCGCCTGGGGGTGCTGGTCCCGGTCGCCCCCGGCGGCTACCTGGGCCGCTCGACCCTGGAGGCGGCGGTCGAGACCCTGCGCCGCAGCTTCCCCGACGGCCGCCCGTTCGCCGCCACCGAGGCCAAGGAGGCCCTCGGCACGACCCGCCGCACCGCCATCCCCCTCCTGGAGCACCTCGACCGCACCGGCGTCACCATCCGCCAGGGCGACCTCCGCCGCCTGGCCTGACGGGCCGGCGGTCGGGCATGGCCGACGGTGGCCGGATGCGCCACCATAGCGCCCATGAGTACGACCGCCCCGACGCGCGAGCGCACCACCGAGCGCGACGACGTCACCGAGCCGGACATCCCCTGGGTGGTGATCGTCTGGAACGACCCGGTGAACCTGATGTCCTACGTCGTGTTCGTGCTCCAGAAGCTGTTCGGCTACGACCGGGAGAAGGCGACCCGGCTGATGCTGGACGTCCATCACAAGGGCAAGGCGGTGGTGTCCAGCGGCCCCAGGGAGAAGGCCGAGTTCGACGTCTACCGCCTCCACGGCCACGGGCTCTGGGCGACCATGCAGAAGGACCGCTAGCCCGTTGGCCGGTTCCTTCAAGCGGATCGGCGCCGACCGGGTACGGGTCCGGCTGGGCCACGACGAGGTCGCCGTGCTCCGCGGCCTTCCCGACCAGCTCCGCACCGTCCTTGGCGAGGGCGAGGACGAGCCCGTCAACCAGCGCCTGTTCCCCCCGGCCTACCTGGACGTGGCCGACATCGAGCACGACGCCGAGTACCACCGCCTCATGCACGACGACCTGGTCAAGGAGAAGCTGGCCAACCTCGACCTGGTCACCGGCACCCTCGCCCGGGGCACGACCTCGGTCCGCCGCTGGACGGTCGAGCTCACCGACGAGGAGGCCACCGCCTGGCTGGGCGTCCTCAACGACCTCCGCCTCGCCCTCGGGATCCGCCTCGACATCACCGAGGACTACGACGGCGACGTCGACCCCACCGACCCCCGCGCCCCCGCCTTCCGCCTCCTCAGCTACCTGGGATGGCTGGAGGAGCAGCTCCTGGACGCCCTCCAGACCTGAGCCGGCGACTCAGGGCTTGGCCGAGAGGCCGGTGCAGCGGCGGAGGGACTGCCAGGAACTGACGGCGCGGGTGGCGGCGGCGCCCTGGAGGGGGATGGGGATGCCGCCGGAGATGGTGGCGGGGACCCAGCGGGAGGCGGTGACGGCGCGGCCTTGCGTGGTGAGGAGGAGGACGCCGCTCTGGGCGGTGAGGCCGCCGCGGGAGTAGAAGACGAAGTTGCCGAGGCCGTAGTGGACGTAGGCGCCGCGCAGGTAGCCGCCGCCGAGGAGGATGTGGGCGTGGGAGCCGACGACCACGTCGGCGCCGGCAGCGACCAGCTTGGGGGCGAGGGCGCGCTGGCGGTCGATCGGGCAGTTGACCAGCTCCCGGCCCCAGTGGAGGTCGACGACCACGGTGTCGGCCGATGCCCTGGCCTCGCGGACTGCGGCCAGCAGGGTGGCCTCCTCGTAGGCCGAGGCCATGCCGGGCTTGTCGTCGCCGGCGGTCCAGGCGGCGGCGAGGCTGCTGTCGAGCACCTGGGTGGCGCCGATCACGGCGATGCGCTGGCCCTTGACGGTGACCAGGTGGGCCCGGTAGGCCTCCTCGGCGTTGCGGCCGACCCCGACAACGGGGAACTTGGCCGCCTTGGCCGCGGCCAGCGAGTCGCGCAGGCCGACCTGGCCGAAGTCCAGGCCGTGGTTGTTGGCCATGCTGGCGACGTCGACCCCGGCCTTGTCCAGGGCGGTGAGGGCGGACGGCGGGGCCCGGAAGGTGAAGTCCTTGGGGGCGGGGGTGCCGCGCTCGGTGATGGCGGTCTCGAGGTTGACCACGGCCAGGTCGGCCCGGCCCAGGACCCCGGCGATCGGGCCGAGGGTGGTGGCCGGGTTGGTGGCCAGCCGGGACTCGATCGCGCCCTCGAAGTGGACGTCGCCCCCGAAGGCGAGGGTGACCGGCTCGCCGGTCGGCTCCCGGCTGGCGCCGGCCCGCTTGGGCGCGGTGGTGGTCGGTCGGGCCGTGGTCGCCGTCGGCTCGGGGGCGGCGGTCGTCTGGGTCGCCTGGCTGGCCGGCTCGGGGTCGCCGCCGCCGCCGCACGCGCTCAGCAACAGCAGCGCCGCCACGGTCAGCGAGGCGACCAGGTGGCGGCGCGTGGGGGACGGTGGGCGGTGGGGTGGACAGGGCACAGCGGACTCCAGGATGCGGCGCTCGGGGAAGCGCCGCCTAGCCTCGCACGCGGCGGGCCGGTCCCGCCAGGGGGGTCAGCGGCCCAGCGGCGGGTGGTACAGCCGGGTCGGCCCGATCGTGTCGTGGCGCGACGGCAGCAGCAGGCTGAAGAACTGGCCGAGCACGTCGTTGGCCCTCGAGGCCGTGTCGCGTGGCCACAGCAGCCGGCCAAGGCGCCCCCGCGAGCGGCGGCGCCTCCGCTTGGACGCCTGTACCTGCCGGAACCGCTCGGCGTCGGCGTGCAGCTCGGCGATGCGCTGGTAGCTGAGCTCCTGGTTCATGTCCTCCCAGCTCATGGCGACCTCCTCCTCGATCTAACACCAGTAATCAGTCTACACTGGTGTTGCCCTTGCTGCAACCGCTAAAATATGATCACTGGTGTTTGGTTAGGAGGATGTCAGATGGAGACGACGGCAGGCGACGAGACCATCCCGAGGGAGCTCGTGGCCGTGCAGGCGCTGGTCAACACCATCGACCTCGAGGACGACGACGACCGGCTGGACAGCCCGGACGCGCTCCGGCGGTTCCTGGCCGGCCAGGGGCTGCTGGACGCCTCCGAGCCGGTCGACCAGGCCGATCTGGCCATGGCCGTCGAGCTGCGCGAGGCCCTGCGGGCGATGCTGCGGGTCAACCACGGCGAGCCGCTCGACCCGGACGCGCTCCAGGTCGTCAACCGGGCCGCGGCCGAGCTCCCGCTCCAGGTGGCCTTCGACGGCGCCGGGCGGCCGGTGCTCGGCCCCGGCACGGCCGGCTGCCGGGGCGCCCTGGCCGCGCTGCTGGCCGGGGTCGCCCAGGCCCACGCCCAGGGCACCTGGGAGCGGCTCAAGGCGTGCTCGGCCGCCTCCTGCCAGTGGGCCTTCTACGACCGGTCCAAGAACCGCTCGGGCCGCTGGTGCTCGATGCAGACCTGCGGGAACCGCACCAAGACCCGCACCTACCGCAGCCGCCGCCGCGCCGGGACCTGACCGCCCTTGGAACAGCGGTCACGTCCCGGAGACGCGGCCGCTGTCTAGGCCACCTCGACGATCGCCTCGACCTCGACGGGGACGCCGAGGGGGAGGGCGGCGACGCCGACGGCCGCCCGGGCGTGGCGGCCGGCGTCGCCGAACACCTCGCCGAACAGCTCGCTGGCCGCGTTGACCACCTTGGGGGCGTCGGTGAACTCCGGGGCGCTGGCCACGAACCCGGTCACCTTGACGATCCGCCGCACCCGGGAGAGCTCGCCCAGCTCGGCCTTGAGGGCCGCGACCACGTTGACCGCGCAGGTGCGGGCGGCGGCGCGTCCGGCCTCCAGGTCGACGTCGGCGCCGAGGTGGCCCAGGTGGGTCGGCTTGCCCTCGACCGTCGGCACCTGCCCCGAGACGTAGACCAGGTTGCCGGTGCGGACGGTCGGCACGTAGGCGGCGACCGGGGCGGCCGGGGCGGGGAGGTCGACGCCGAGCTGCTGGAGGCGCTCCTCGGGGGTTGGCATGGGGGCTCCTTCCTGCGGCCGGCGCGGGTGCCGGCAAGCCTATACGGCGAAGAACGCGCGCACGTCCTCGATCGACCGGGTGAGCCGGGCCGGGGGCAGGCTGGCCAGCAGGGCGGCGCGGTAGCCGGCGTCGGCCAGGCGCCGGTCGAGCACGGCCATGACGCCCCGGTCGGTCTCCGAGCGGACCAGGCGGCCGAGGGCCTGCTGCAGGGAGACGGCGGCGGCCGGCAGCCAGACCTCGGAGAAGCGGGAGCCGCCGGCCCGCTCGACCCGCCGGCCTCGCTCGGCCAGCAGGGGGTCGTCGGGCCGGGGGAACGGCAGCCGGTCGAGCACCAGCAGCGACAGGCTCTCGCCGGGCACGTCGAACCCCTCGAAGAAGGTCCGGGTGGCCACCAGCACGCTGGCCACCTCGTCGCGGAAGCGGGCGGCCAGGCGGGCCGGGACGTCGTCGCCCTGGACCAGCACCTCGTAGGGGAGCTGGGCCAGGGCGGCGGCGAACGACTCGACCGCCCGCCAGGAGGTGCAGAGCACCAGGGCCCGGCCCCGGGCGGCGTCGACCAGGGAGGCGAGCTCGTGCTCGGCCGCGGCCTGGAACCCGTCGGAGGAGGGCTGGGGCACGGACCGGGGCACGTAGAGCAGGGCGTTGCGCTGGAAGTCGAACGGGGAGGAGGCGACCACGGTGGCCGGCTCGCCCACCCCCAGGGCCCGGGCCGCGACCTCCAGGCGCCCGGCCACGGCCAGGGTGGCCGAGCACGCGACGGTGGCCGGCACCCGGTCCCACAGCACGCCCTCCAGCACCGGACCCGGCTCGACCAGCGCCGACCGGATCACCCTGCTCCCGCTCCGCCCCTCCTCCACCCAGACGGCCAGGTCGGAGGCGGGCCCGCCCGGCCGCGCGGGCTCGCCTCCCTGGTCGCCCTGGGCGGCCGGGACGGCGGTGAGGCGCCCCAGGTCGCGGGCGAGGGCGCGGAGGCGGCGGCGGGCGGCGAGCAGGGCGGTGGCCTCGTCGTCGGGGTCGCCCAGGTCCTTGAGGGTGGCGAGCATGGTCTGGAGGTCGTTGCCGAGGGGGGTGAGGGCGGCGGCCAGGGTGGCGTGGGCCCGGCCGCCGGGCTGGACGGGACCGGGGTACAGGTCGGCGGCCAGCTCGGTGTACCGGCCCCGGAGGCGGCGGGACCAGTCGGTGTGCATCCCGGCCGCCTTGGCGGCGGCGTCGGCGGCCGCCCCGGCCCGGCCCATGCGGGCCGCGGTCACGGTGACGCCGTAGAGGTCGGCGGCGTGGTCGGCCAGCCGGTGGGCCTCGTCGACCACGATCACGTCGACCTCGGGCAGCATCACCCCGGGGGCGTCGGACATCGCCCGCAGCTCCAGCTCGAGCAGGAGCAGGTGGTGGTTGGTCACGACCACGTCGACGTCGCGGGCCTGCTCCCGGGCCCGCTCGGCGAAGCAGCGCTGGTGGAAGGCGCAGCCCTTCTGCCCCGGGCAGTCCTCGCCGCTGGTCGAGACCAGGTCCCAGACGTCGTCGCGCACCCCCGGCGGGGCGTCCAGGCGGCTCCCCGTGGTCGACTCGACCGCCCAGGAGGCCACCTCCAGCGCCGCCTCCTCGGCGGGCGTGGCGGCCAGGCGGGTCGCCGCCACCAGGGCCTCGATCCGTGCCCAGCAGGCGTAGTTGCCGCGGCCCATGGCCAGGGCGAAGGTGGTGTCGAAGGCCTCGGCGAGCCGGGGCAGGTCGCGCTCGACCAGCTGCGACTGGAGCGCCTTGGTGGCGGTGGCGACGATCGCCCGCCGCCCGGCGGCCACGATCGGGACCAGGTACCCGAGCGACTTGCCGACCCCGGTCGGGGCGTGGACCAGCAGCGGCGCCTGGGCCTCGAGGGCCTCGGCGACGGCGCTGGCCATGCGCCGCTGGGCCGCCCGCTCGGTCAGGCCGGGCAGGGCGTCGAAGGCGGCCTCGAGGTCCATGGCGCGAACCTAGCGGGCGACCGCGACATCGCGGTCGCTCCGCCCACAGGGCCTAGGCGCCCTTTGGCCGCTTGAAGAAGGCGATCGTGCCGCCGACCTCGGCGGTGTGGACCGCGACCAGCTCCCAGCCGTCGTCGCCCCAGTTGTCGAGGATCTGCTTGGTGTTGTGGGGCAGCAGCGGGACGGTCGCGTACTCCCAGGCGGTCATCGGCACTCCCTTGGCTCGCTTCGGCTACCGGCCAGGGGGGGAGGCTACCGGTCAGCCGGCGCGGCGGGCCAGGAGCTGGCGGCGCTCGTACTCGTTGAGCCCACCCCAGATGCCGTGCGGCTCGCGGACCAGCAGGGCGTACTCGCGGCACTCGACCAGGACCGGGCAGGTACGGCAGATCGCCTTGGCGGCGGACTCGCGGGCCAGCCGCTCCTCCTTGCGCTCCAGGTGGTTGGGCGCGAAGAACAGGTTGGAGACCGGGCCCTTGCAGGCGGCACGGTACTGCCAGCCGATCTGGAGATCCGTCGACGACAGGTCGCCGCCGGTGGCGGCGCCCGATGAGGTGGCCATGCCGATGTTCCTTCCTCGCCCCTATGCTCTCGCGTCACCCTCGGGCCGTCGTGAGCCGGGCACACCGCTCGCGGTCTGGTCGAGCGGCTCCGGAACGCAGCGTAACCCACGGCACCTGCGGCCTCAATCTCCAGGCAGTAACGCTTTTGTTGCGGCCCAGGTATCGCACGACGGCCTTCAACTGGGCGTAAAAGGGGACTAGCCGGGGCGGCCGTTGCCCGGCCCCGGCTGGCGCCCCTCCTCCGGTCCCGGCGGGCTCTGGGACGGGGGCGCCGGCGACACCGCCGGGGGCGCGGCCGGGAGGCCGTTGCCCTGGTCGCCCCGTCCCCCGAACATCCCCAGCAGCTCGATCGGGATCGGCATGACCAGGGTCGAGTTCTGCTCGGTGGCCACGGCGGTGACCGTCTGGAGGAAGCGGATCTGCATGGCCTGAGGGTTCTTGCTCAGGATCACGGCCGCCTCGGCCAGCACCCGCGAGGCCCGCAGCTCGGCGTCGGCCGAGATCAGCAGGGCCTTGGCTTCGCGCCCGGCCTCGGCCTCGCGGGCCATGGCCCGGCGCAGGTCGTCGGGCAGGTCCACGTCCTTTACCTCGACCGAGAGGACCTCGACCCCCCAGTCGTGGGTGACCCGGGCGATGATCCCGTGCAGCTCCCGGTTGATCGCCTCGCGCTCGCTGAGCAACGTCTCCAGGTCGTACTTGCCGAGGCTGGCGCGGAGGTTCGTCTGGGCGGTCTGGCTGACCGCGAACAGGTAGTTCTGCACCCTCACGACCGCGGGGACCGGGTCCACCACCTTGGCGTAGATCACGGCGTCGACCCGCATGGTGACGTTGTCCTTGGTGATCACGTCCTGGGGCGGCACGTTCATGGCCACCGTCTGGATGGTGACCTTGCGCATCCGGTCGATGCCGAACGGCAGCAGGATGATCAGGCCGGGCCCCTTGGGCCTGCCCCGGACGCGGCCCAGCCGGAACACCACCCCGCGCTCGTACTCCTGCAGCACGTGGACCATGGAGATGACGCCCCAGATGATCAGGGCGATCACGGCGATGACGATCAGGACGACCACCCAGGTCTCCATGGCCTGTCCCTCCCGTCCAGGTCGTCCGGTTCCGGAGCGCTGCGCTTAGTTTGTCACAGGATGTGGACGACCGGACCCCTCGCGGCCGAGGTCGGTGACCGGACCCTCGGCGAGGCCGCCGGCGCCCCCGGTGAACAGGCGCCAGAAGGCGTCGGCGGCCAGGATGAACGGCAGGTAGCCGAGGTAGCCGAGGATCGGCATCTCGAACATCGGGAAGAAGCCGACGTACGGGATGCGGTACTGCCAGAACGGCAGGGCGCCGAAGTTCCACAGCTCCCACAGGATGCCGGTGCCGAGACCGGCCACGGCCAGCAGCAGCACCGGCCCGGCGCGGCCCCGGCGGACCAGGCCGATGATGCTCGGCCGGCCGCGCAGCTCGGCGATCCCGTCCAGCACGGCCAGCGGGGCCAGCCAGACCAGCGGGTAGGTCTGGTCGGGGAACAGGTACAGCAGGGGCACGCAGGCCAGGCCGGCGACGACCAGGGCGGTGGCGGTCCAGGACGGCAGCGGGATGGCCGGCGGGTGCGGGAACCGCACGAAGGAGCGCAGCAGGTCGCGGGACTCGGCCAGCGCCGGCAGCACGAACAGGAACGAGATGGTCTTGAGGATGACGTGGGCCTGCCCGCCGTAGACGGTGGTGCCGACGTACTTCCAATTCTCCAGGCGCCAGTTGGCGATCTCGAAGGCCCACCAGAAGGGCGCGCTCAGGGCGAACATGGCCACCACCCGCCAGCCGCCGCCGTGGAGCAGGGAGTGGCCGGCCCGCGCCCAGACGACCGCGTCGGCGGCCAGGATGAAGCCGCTCCAGACAAGGTCGAACCAGTAGCCGCGGAACGGCTCGACCTCGGCCAGGCTGGTCCCCCAGCCGAAGGCAACGACGGCCAGGCCCGCGACCAGCTGCAGGGCCACGAGGCGGCGGTCGGGCGGGCGGCGGCCGGTGCCGGCGTCCCCCGCACGCTCCCTGGTGTCCTCCCGCCTACTCACGGCCGGCCGGCTCGGCGACGGAGGTGGCGCGGCGGCCACGGCGGCGGGTGGGCCGGACGGCGGAGGGGTCCTCGGGGTCGACCTGGAGGATGCCGTCGACCACCGCCGACACGCGGATCCGCTGCCCGGTGCCGAGGCTGCCCTCGCCCGTGGCCAGCCGGGCCCGCCACATGGCGCCGTCGACCACCACGATGCCGCCCGGGTTCAGCATGCTGCGCACGACCCCTCTGGATCCGACCAGGGCCTCGGTGCCCATCGGCACCTGGCGCTGGGAGCGCAGGATCACGGTCAGGATGACCACGAACCAGGCCAGCGACCACAGCACCCCGAGGACGGCCAGCCGGCCGTCGACCCGCAGCAGCGGCGAGGGGCTGGAGAACAGCCACCAGGAGCCGGCGGCGGTCAGCCCGGCCGCCCCGGCCGTGGCCAGGCCAAGGCCGCCAACGGCGGCGTCGACCGTGAACAGGGCCTGACCGGCCAGGAGCAGGGCCAGGGCGAGCCAGTTGGTGGGCAGGATGGCCAGCGCGAACGCGGCCAGCAGGGCGCAGACCAGCCCGGCCGCCCCGGCGACCCCGAACCCCGGCTGGAACCACTCGAAGGAGAGGCAGGCGGCCGCGGCCAGGAGCAGCAGGTAGGCCAGGGTCGGGTTGGCCAGGCCGTGCATGACCCGGTCGAGCAGGGAGCGGGACAGGAACCGGACCTGGAAGCCGGTCACCTCGAGCGGGCGGCCGTCGGCCTCCTGGCCGTCGAGCCGCCGCACCGCGTCGGGCAGGGACTCGGCCTGGTAGTCGGCCAGCCCGGCCGCCTCCGCGGCCGCCCCGCCGAGGGTCGCCCCTCGGACCGCCGGCGGGAGCCCGGAGCGCGCGAACAGCGCCGCCTCGGCCGCGGGGTCGCGGCCCTTGCCCAGCTCGGCCGGGAGCGCCGGCCCGATCCGGGCGTCCCTGGCCACCCCGACCACGTCGGCCCCGGCGAGCACGAACGTCGCCGCCCCGGCGGCCTCGGCGGACCGCGGCCCGACCCACACCGCCACCGGCAGCCCGGCCGCGGCCACCACCTCCCGGACCTCGCCCGGGTCGACCCCGAGCCCCCCGAAGCTCGACAGCTGGACGAGGAACACCCGCGCCCCCCGGCGCTCGGCCCCGGCCAGGTCGTCCCGGAGCGCCCCGAGCACGCTGGCGTCCAGCACCCCCGACGCCTCGAACACCTCGACCACCGGCCCCTGGGCCTGCCCCCGCGCGGGCAGCAGCCCGACGGTGGCCAGCAGCGCACCGGCAAGACAGAGGAGGGAGGCGGCTCGTCGCATCGCCCCCAGCGTAGCCGACCCCGGTACCGAGGCGCCCCACCCCGCGGCCCACCGCCGCGCGGTCACGCCGGAACCCGGCCCGCCGATGCCGGGGCCCCCGGTGGGGGCTATCCCGGGACGCGAGCTGGTGCTCCCGGTTGTCCACAGGCCCCTGGCGGCTACGATGGCGCGCATGCTCAAGGTGCTCGAAGGTTCGCGGCTGCTCGTGGTCACCGGCAAGGGTGGGACCGGGAAGACCACGGTGGCGGCCGGTCTCGCCGTGGCCGCGGCCGGGCGGGGACGGCGGGTGCTGGTCGCCGAGGTCGAGGGCCGGCAGGGGCTGGCCGGGCTGTTCGGGCGAGGGGCGCTGGACCACCGGGAGGCGCGGGTCGCCGACGGGGTCAACGCGCTGGCCATCGACCCTGACGAGTCCCTGCGCGAGTACCTGGCCCGGTACGGGTTCGCGCCGCTGGCCAGGCTGCTGACCTGGGCGCATCTCAACCGCTTCATCACCGCGGCCGCGCCCGGGCTGGGGGACGTGCTGCTGGTCGGGAAGGTGTGGGAGGCGGCGACCCGGACCGGTCCCGGTGGGTCGGGCGCCTACGACCTGGTCGTGCTGGACGCGCCGCCGACCGGGCGGGTGGTGCCGTTCCTGCGGGCGCCGGAGACGGTGGCCGAGCTCGCCCGGGTGGGGCCGATCCGGCACCAGGCCGACCGGGTCCGGGCCCTGCTCGACGACCCCGGGCAGACGGCGGTCGTCCTCACCTGCCTGCCCGAGGAGCTGCCGGTGACCGAGACCCTGGAGGGGGTCGCGGCCCTCAAGGAGGCCGGGCTGCCGGTGGCCGGCGTGGTCGCCAACCAGGTCACCGGCGACCGGCTGGGCGGGCGCGCCGGGCGGCTGGCCGCTCTGGCCAGGGACCCGGCGCCGCTGGCCGCGGCCGCGGCCGCGGCCGGGGCCAAGCTGGACGGGGCGGCCCTCGCGACCCTGGTCGGCGAGGCCCGCGACCGCCAGCGCCAGGTCACGCGGGAGCGCCGCCTGCTCAAGGAGCTGCGGGATGGGCT
This region of Actinomycetota bacterium genomic DNA includes:
- a CDS encoding DUF2017 family protein; the encoded protein is MAGSFKRIGADRVRVRLGHDEVAVLRGLPDQLRTVLGEGEDEPVNQRLFPPAYLDVADIEHDAEYHRLMHDDLVKEKLANLDLVTGTLARGTTSVRRWTVELTDEEATAWLGVLNDLRLALGIRLDITEDYDGDVDPTDPRAPAFRLLSYLGWLEEQLLDALQT
- a CDS encoding RidA family protein; this translates as MPTPEERLQQLGVDLPAPAAPVAAYVPTVRTGNLVYVSGQVPTVEGKPTHLGHLGADVDLEAGRAAARTCAVNVVAALKAELGELSRVRRIVKVTGFVASAPEFTDAPKVVNAASELFGEVFGDAGRHARAAVGVAALPLGVPVEVEAIVEVA
- a CDS encoding slipin family protein, with amino-acid sequence METWVVVLIVIAVIALIIWGVISMVHVLQEYERGVVFRLGRVRGRPKGPGLIILLPFGIDRMRKVTIQTVAMNVPPQDVITKDNVTMRVDAVIYAKVVDPVPAVVRVQNYLFAVSQTAQTNLRASLGKYDLETLLSEREAINRELHGIIARVTHDWGVEVLSVEVKDVDLPDDLRRAMAREAEAGREAKALLISADAELRASRVLAEAAVILSKNPQAMQIRFLQTVTAVATEQNSTLVMPIPIELLGMFGGRGDQGNGLPAAPPAVSPAPPSQSPPGPEEGRQPGPGNGRPG
- a CDS encoding ArsA-related P-loop ATPase yields the protein MLKVLEGSRLLVVTGKGGTGKTTVAAGLAVAAAGRGRRVLVAEVEGRQGLAGLFGRGALDHREARVADGVNALAIDPDESLREYLARYGFAPLARLLTWAHLNRFITAAAPGLGDVLLVGKVWEAATRTGPGGSGAYDLVVLDAPPTGRVVPFLRAPETVAELARVGPIRHQADRVRALLDDPGQTAVVLTCLPEELPVTETLEGVAALKEAGLPVAGVVANQVTGDRLGGRAGRLAALARDPAPLAAAAAAAGAKLDGAALATLVGEARDRQRQVTRERRLLKELRDGLDGLPMVELPFLAGGAGGLAEVRTLASHLTPGAPADASGSASAGAEAGLWTAPSTQSGRRPPSRSGAPPTQGPGATHPEAETGEAGR
- a CDS encoding ATP-dependent DNA helicase, with the translated sequence MDLEAAFDALPGLTERAAQRRMASAVAEALEAQAPLLVHAPTGVGKSLGYLVPIVAAGRRAIVATATKALQSQLVERDLPRLAEAFDTTFALAMGRGNYACWARIEALVAATRLAATPAEEAALEVASWAVESTTGSRLDAPPGVRDDVWDLVSTSGEDCPGQKGCAFHQRCFAERAREQARDVDVVVTNHHLLLLELELRAMSDAPGVMLPEVDVIVVDEAHRLADHAADLYGVTVTAARMGRAGAAADAAAKAAGMHTDWSRRLRGRYTELAADLYPGPVQPGGRAHATLAAALTPLGNDLQTMLATLKDLGDPDDEATALLAARRRLRALARDLGRLTAVPAAQGDQGGEPARPGGPASDLAVWVEEGRSGSRVIRSALVEPGPVLEGVLWDRVPATVACSATLAVAGRLEVAARALGVGEPATVVASSPFDFQRNALLYVPRSVPQPSSDGFQAAAEHELASLVDAARGRALVLCTSWRAVESFAAALAQLPYEVLVQGDDVPARLAARFRDEVASVLVATRTFFEGFDVPGESLSLLVLDRLPFPRPDDPLLAERGRRVERAGGSRFSEVWLPAAAVSLQQALGRLVRSETDRGVMAVLDRRLADAGYRAALLASLPPARLTRSIEDVRAFFAV
- a CDS encoding CGNR zinc finger domain-containing protein — translated: METTAGDETIPRELVAVQALVNTIDLEDDDDRLDSPDALRRFLAGQGLLDASEPVDQADLAMAVELREALRAMLRVNHGEPLDPDALQVVNRAAAELPLQVAFDGAGRPVLGPGTAGCRGALAALLAGVAQAHAQGTWERLKACSAASCQWAFYDRSKNRSGRWCSMQTCGNRTKTRTYRSRRRAGT
- a CDS encoding SelB C-terminal domain-containing protein — translated: RLHLERPLVLDAFEPLVLRDSGRDETVGGGLVLDPFPPAAVRGTAARLRRTEELEAREAAGRSGLPGRVLAERGVVPLAELPRLAAVAPDRLPAALAAAGPGVVTSRTLAWTRAAWDAAAAGAVEAVERRHRDDPSAAGLPAQAARAAALAPGWPAAAGAEVVEALVADGRLVADGPALRLPGHGSRLGPAQRALRARVEAALDEAGVGLLGDAALAELGADRKAAALLVRLGVLVPVAPGGYLGRSTLEAAVETLRRSFPDGRPFAATEAKEALGTTRRTAIPLLEHLDRTGVTIRQGDLRRLA
- a CDS encoding NfeD family protein, whose translation is MRRAASLLCLAGALLATVGLLPARGQAQGPVVEVFEASGVLDASVLGALRDDLAGAERRGARVFLVQLSSFGGLGVDPGEVREVVAAAGLPVAVWVGPRSAEAAGAATFVLAGADVVGVARDARIGPALPAELGKGRDPAAEAALFARSGLPPAVRGATLGGAAAEAAGLADYQAESLPDAVRRLDGQEADGRPLEVTGFQVRFLSRSLLDRVMHGLANPTLAYLLLLAAAACLSFEWFQPGFGVAGAAGLVCALLAAFALAILPTNWLALALLLAGQALFTVDAAVGGLGLATAGAAGLTAAGSWWLFSSPSPLLRVDGRLAVLGVLWSLAWFVVILTVILRSQRQVPMGTEALVGSRGVVRSMLNPGGIVVVDGAMWRARLATGEGSLGTGQRIRVSAVVDGILQVDPEDPSAVRPTRRRGRRATSVAEPAGRE
- the clpS gene encoding ATP-dependent Clp protease adapter ClpS, translated to MSTTAPTRERTTERDDVTEPDIPWVVIVWNDPVNLMSYVVFVLQKLFGYDREKATRLMLDVHHKGKAVVSSGPREKAEFDVYRLHGHGLWATMQKDR
- a CDS encoding WhiB family transcriptional regulator; amino-acid sequence: MATSSGAATGGDLSSTDLQIGWQYRAACKGPVSNLFFAPNHLERKEERLARESAAKAICRTCPVLVECREYALLVREPHGIWGGLNEYERRQLLARRAG
- a CDS encoding CapA family protein — encoded protein: MPCPPHRPPSPTRRHLVASLTVAALLLLSACGGGGDPEPASQATQTTAAPEPTATTARPTTTAPKRAGASREPTGEPVTLAFGGDVHFEGAIESRLATNPATTLGPIAGVLGRADLAVVNLETAITERGTPAPKDFTFRAPPSALTALDKAGVDVASMANNHGLDFGQVGLRDSLAAAKAAKFPVVGVGRNAEEAYRAHLVTVKGQRIAVIGATQVLDSSLAAAWTAGDDKPGMASAYEEATLLAAVREARASADTVVVDLHWGRELVNCPIDRQRALAPKLVAAGADVVVGSHAHILLGGGYLRGAYVHYGLGNFVFYSRGGLTAQSGVLLLTTQGRAVTASRWVPATISGGIPIPLQGAAATRAVSSWQSLRRCTGLSAKP